One genomic region from Rattus norvegicus strain BN/NHsdMcwi chromosome 10, GRCr8, whole genome shotgun sequence encodes:
- the Or1e23 gene encoding olfactory receptor Olr1485 isoform X1: MIMNNQTVISQFILLGLPIPPEHQHLFYALFLAMYLTTILGNFIIIILILLDSHLHTPMYLFLSNLSFSDLCFSSVTMPKLLQNMQSQDTSISYDGCLTQMYFLLVFGDLESILLLVMAYDRYVAVCFPLHYMSIMSTKLCVCLMVLSWAFTLLYSMLHTILLAKLSFCEDNVIHHFFCDISALLKLACSDIHINELMIFIMGGLVSIIPFLLIVVSYVQIVFSILNVSSAHVLHKIFSTCGSHLSVVSLFYGTIFGLYLCPSTNSSIVKETAMAMMCTVVTPMLNPFIYSLRNRDVKDGALIRVLCKKKILFCL, from the coding sequence ATGATAATGAACAACCAAACTGTCATCTCCCAATTTATCCTCCTGGGCTTACCCATCCCCCCAGAGCACCAGCACCTGTTCTATGCCCTGTTCCTGGCCATGTACCTCACCACAATCCTGGGaaacttcatcatcatcatcctcattctCCTGGACTCCCatctccacacacccatgtacttgtTTCTCAGCAACTTGTCCTTCTCTGATCTCTGCTTTTCTTCTGTCACAATGCCCAAGTTGCTGCAGAACATGCAGAGCCAGGACACATCCATCTCCTATGATGGCTGCCTGAcacaaatgtactttttattagtttttggAGACCTGGAGAGCATCCTTCTTTTGGTCATGGCCTATGACCGTTATGTAGCTGTCTGCTTCCCACTTCATTACATGAGCATCATGAGCAccaaactctgtgtgtgtctgatggTACTGTCCTGGGCATTTACTCTGCTGTATTCCATGTTGCACACCATACTCTTGGCTAAATTGTCATTCTGTGAAGATAATGTGATCCACCACTTTTTCTGTGACATATCTGCCCTGCTCAAGTTGGCCTGCTCTGACATTCATATTAATGAATTAATGATATTTATCATGGGAGGACTTGTTAGCATCATCCCATTCTTACTCATTGTTGTGTCCTATGTGCAAATTGTCTTCTCCATTCTAAATGTTTCATCTGCACATGTTTTACACAAGATCTTCTCCACTTGTGGGTCCCATTTGTCTGTGGTCTCACTATTCTATGGGACAATTTTTGGTCTGTACTTATGTCCATCAACAAATAGCTCTATAGTGAAGGAGACTGCCATGGCAATGATGTGCACAGTGGTGACTCCCATGCTG
- the Or1e23 gene encoding olfactory receptor Olr1485 translates to MIMNNQTVISQFILLGLPIPPEHQHLFYALFLAMYLTTILGNFIIIILILLDSHLHTPMYLFLSNLSFSDLCFSSVTMPKLLQNMQSQDTSISYDGCLTQMYFLLVFGDLESILLLVMAYDRYVAVCFPLHYMSIMSTKLCVCLMVLSWAFTLLYSMLHTILLAKLSFCEDNVIHHFFCDISALLKLACSDIHINELMIFIMGGLVSIIPFLLIVVSYVQIVFSILNVSSAHVLHKIFSTCGSHLSVVSLFYGTIFGLYLCPSTNSSIVKETAMAMMCTVVTPMLNPFIYSLRNRDVKDALITLLCRKKSSL, encoded by the coding sequence ATGATAATGAACAACCAAACTGTCATCTCCCAATTTATCCTCCTGGGCTTACCCATCCCCCCAGAGCACCAGCACCTGTTCTATGCCCTGTTCCTGGCCATGTACCTCACCACAATCCTGGGaaacttcatcatcatcatcctcattctCCTGGACTCCCatctccacacacccatgtacttgtTTCTCAGCAACTTGTCCTTCTCTGATCTCTGCTTTTCTTCTGTCACAATGCCCAAGTTGCTGCAGAACATGCAGAGCCAGGACACATCCATCTCCTATGATGGCTGCCTGAcacaaatgtactttttattagtttttggAGACCTGGAGAGCATCCTTCTTTTGGTCATGGCCTATGACCGTTATGTAGCTGTCTGCTTCCCACTTCATTACATGAGCATCATGAGCAccaaactctgtgtgtgtctgatggTACTGTCCTGGGCATTTACTCTGCTGTATTCCATGTTGCACACCATACTCTTGGCTAAATTGTCATTCTGTGAAGATAATGTGATCCACCACTTTTTCTGTGACATATCTGCCCTGCTCAAGTTGGCCTGCTCTGACATTCATATTAATGAATTAATGATATTTATCATGGGAGGACTTGTTAGCATCATCCCATTCTTACTCATTGTTGTGTCCTATGTGCAAATTGTCTTCTCCATTCTAAATGTTTCATCTGCACATGTTTTACACAAGATCTTCTCCACTTGTGGGTCCCATTTGTCTGTGGTCTCACTATTCTATGGGACAATTTTTGGTCTGTACTTATGTCCATCAACAAATAGCTCTATAGTGAAGGAGACTGCCATGGCAATGATGTGCACAGTGGTGACTCCCATGCTG